In a genomic window of Caloenas nicobarica isolate bCalNic1 chromosome 1, bCalNic1.hap1, whole genome shotgun sequence:
- the RIBC2 gene encoding RIB43A-like with coiled-coils protein 2 — MSRLGPERDLQEAAAVERRRQQELQRQSRIFNARFRTIGVDKDALDTQVKERKIQEAAERARNEEFANEMKQNDKIMCMLEERQKNDIRNINKAINEFQKNFQKPETRREFDLSDPQALKKDRPARLSDDDPQCTISGLQKFMGEDLNYDQRIKFQKEQLKEWSLQQQKDLKNALADQKFADDLHDKYRIELDQKTMELQQKEEENKRAVCAATKDFNRAQAAEVAERKKLEKHQKMKDDMDEISGLLQGDLLSENPEQAVSSFGRHRVITDRWKGMSKDQLMAIRYSQKQQVLDKMRLNEEERRRDAEWDRQRIQAARAQLVLERHLERQNREYRRALDNVNAELSQEQKSKNIYLKEEEYSNFPTDQYYAQFNTTSR, encoded by the exons ATGAGCCGCCTGGGGCCGGAGCGAGACCTGCAGGAGGCCGCCGCCGTGGAGCGGAggcggcagcaggagctgcagcggcAGAGCCGCATCTTCAACGCGAGATTCCGGACCATAGGG gTTGATAAAGATGCACTGGATACCCAGGTCAAGGAGAGGAAAATtcaagaagcagctgaaagagcACGAAATGAAGAATTTG ctaatgaaatgaagcaaaatgaCAAGATCATGTGTATGTTAGAAGAACGACAGAAAAATGACATCAGAAACATAAATAAGGCTATCAAtgaatttcagaagaattttcaGAAGCCAGAAACAAGACGTGAATTTGACCTGTCTGATCCGCAAGCTCTAAAGAAGGATAGACCTGCTCGACTTTCAGATGATGATCCTCAGTGTACTATATCTGGCTTGCAGAAGTTTATGGGTGAAGACTTGAACTATGATCAAAGGATCAAATTTCAAAAGGAGCAGTTAAAAGAGTGGtctcttcagcagcagaaagactTGAAGAATGCATTAGCTGATCAAAAATTTGCAG atGATCTTCATGATAAATATAGGATTGAACTTGACCAAAAGACTATGGAACTacaacaaaaagaagaagaaaacaagcgTGCTGTTTGTGCAGCTACTAAAGATTTCAATAGAGCCCAG GCTGCTGAAGTAGCTGAGAGAAAGAAGTTGGAAAAGCaccaaaaaatgaaagatgacaTGGATGAAATTTCCGGCCTACTTCAAGGAGACTTACTTTCTGAAAACCCTGAACAAGCAGTCAGTTCATTTGGTAGACATCGTGTGATCACAGATCGATGGAAGGGAATGAGTAAGGATCAGCTGATGGCAATCCGTTACTCTCAAAAGCAACAAGTTCTGGACAAAATG AGACTAAACGAGGAAGAACGCAGAAGAGATGCCGAATGGGACAGGCAACGTATACAGGCTGCAAGAGCGCAGTTGGTTTTAGAGCGGCATCTGGAACGACAGAATCGGGAATACCGCCGAGCTTTAGATAATGTAAATGCAGAGCTATCTCAGGAGCAGAAATCTAA GAACATTTATCTTAAAGAAGAAGAATATTCAAACTTTCCAACAGACCAGTACTATGCACAGTTTAATACAACCAGCCGATGA